One region of Eubalaena glacialis isolate mEubGla1 chromosome 6, mEubGla1.1.hap2.+ XY, whole genome shotgun sequence genomic DNA includes:
- the CBR3 gene encoding carbonyl reductase [NADPH] 3, which yields MPSYSRVALVTGANKGIGFAIARDLCRQFSGDVVLTARDVERGRAAVQQLQGEGLSPRFHQLDIDDLQSIRALRAFLRKEYGGLNVLVNNAGIAFKIDDPTPFDIQAEMTLKTNFFATRNVCSELLPIVKPHGRVVNVSSLQGSKALENCSEDLQEKFRCKTLTEEDLVELMKKFVEDTKNEVHEREGWPNSAYGVSKLGVTVLSRILARRLDEKRQADRILLNACCPGWVKTDMAGAHGSRTVDEGAETPVYLALLPPDATEPHGQLVRDKVVQNW from the exons ATGCCGTCCTACTCCCGCGTGGCGCTGGTCACCGGGGCCAACAAGGGCATCGGCTTCGCCATTGCGCGCGACCTGTGCCGGCAGTTCTCCGGGGACGTGGTGCTCACGGCTCGGGACGTGGAGCGGGGCCGGGCGGCCGTGCAGCAGCTGCAGGGCGAGGGCCTGAGCCCGCGCTTCCACCAGCTGGACATCGACGACCTGCAGAGCATCCGCGCCCTGCGCGCCTTCCTACGCAAGGAGTACGGGGGGCTCAACGTGCTGGTCAACAACGCGGGCATCGCCTTTAAGA TTGATGATCCGACACCGTTTGACATTCAAGCTGAGATGACACTGAAGACAAACTTTTTTGCCACGAGAAATGTCTGCAGCGAATTACTGCCGATAGTGAAACCTCATG GCAGAGTGGTGAATGTCAGTAGTTTACAGGGTTCCAAAGCCCTTGAAAATTGCAGCGAAGACCTGCAGGAGAAGTTCCGATGTAAGACACTCACAGAGGAAGACCTGGTGGAGCTCATGAAAAAGTTCGTGGAGGACACAAAAAATGAGGTGCATGAGAGGGAGGGCTGGCCCAACTCTGCTTATGGGGTGTCCAAACTGGGGGTCACGGTCTTATCGAGAATCCTGGCCCGGCGTCTGGATGAGAAGAGACAAGCGGACAGGATTCTGCTGAACGCATGCTGCCCCGGGTGGGTGAAGACGGACATGGCGGGGGCTCACGGCTCCAGGACCGTGGACGAGGGGGCTGAGACTCCCGTCTACTTGGCCCTCCTGCCTCCAGATGCCACCGAGCCTCACGGGCAGCTAGTCCGGGACAAAGTCGTCCAAAACTGGTGA